The sequence below is a genomic window from Chryseobacterium foetidum.
TTCTTCTCACCTGTGAAGCGTGTCTTGCTTCTACCGAGTGAATCTGTAATGCTGCCTGTAGAATCGCTTTGTTACCCATAACATTCCCTGCCTGACCTTTATAAGCTCTCACACCTGTATCTTCAAATGCCTGAGCGAGGATAAGAAACTGCTGATAATCAGTCATAGGAGAAAATGCTCCGTTTACAGTAAAATCGAAAGTAGGCTTAGCTCCCGGCGTTGCTCCCAATGAAGTGATAGCAGCTTTCAGGAATGCTACGTGAGCTTTTTCGTGTTTAGCAATCTGTTGAAATACAATACGGTCTGCAGCTGGCATTGTTAAAGTTGTTGCTGCAAGTCCTTTAGCATAATATTCGTCTTCAAGATATTCCAAAACCAAAGCAAGCTGTAAAGCATCAGTTAAAGCATCTTTTTTGAATGCTAAACTTTCTTCTGTTTCAACTTTTTTTGTTTCAGCTTTTGCATTTCCTGATAAAAAAGCTCCCAATCCTAATGGGATTGCTGCTGCTGCGGTTCTTTTTCCAAAAGATGACAATTGGCTCAGATTTTCATTTCTTGATAATGATTTTGTGTACAGAGCGTCATCTGTTAATGAATCTAGTATTTTAAGAATATTCATAATTTTTGATTTTGAGGTTAATGATGATTAATTTTTATCCGATTCCCCTTTCTTTCCAGGTAAACGGTGTTTTGAAGAATCCGCCTGCTGCGGCTACCACGTCTTTTGGCTCTTTGGCAACATCTAGACCGTTGGCATCCACTACATCATCACCAGAAAATGCTGCTGTGCCCGGGTTGATCATATCACGGATTGCACTGGCGTGTCTTGCTTCCACTGAAACAATTTTTCCTGCAATTACCAGATAATCCGGATTGGTAATAAATTTTCCTGCTGCATTATAAGCTGCTACCCCGGTATCTTCAAGAGCTTTGGCAGTTGCAAGTACTGAATTTCTGTCGCTGAAGTTTACATTAGGATACTGAAATTCAAGTTTTGGAAGAACCTGACTTGTTGCTCCTGTTAAAGCAGCTTTAAAAAAGTCTCTGTGAATCACCTCATGATGATAAATGTCTGTAAGAACAGTCTTTTCTGCAGTTGATGCATTCGTATAGAAACTGTTTACCACTTTGGTGTAGAAGTCGGCTTCCAGCTGTTCAAGAGCGTAGGCATAGTTTAAAACGCCAACATCTCCCATTCCGAGGTCAAAGATTCCTGTGTTGACATCTTCGAAATCATCATTACATCCTACAAGCGCAAGACCGGCTACCATGGCACCGACGCCGCTCATTTTTAAGAAATTTCGTCTTCCGGCGTCCAGTGTGGGCTTGCCGAGAACAGTAATCGTTTTTTTCATAATATTAATAATTTAATGGGTTTATATCTAAAGAAATTCTGCACCGGTACTATCACCCGATGCAGAAAAAACACTAAACTAAGGCATCAATACCGTATCTATAACATGTATTACACCATTTGACTGGTTAACGTCTGCGATGGTAACTTTTGCTTTGTTTCCTTTCGCATCAGTTACATAGAGATCTTTTCCTTTTGTCCAGAAAGTTAAGGCTTCACCCTGAACGGTTTTCATTTCAGCTTTGCCACCTCCTGATTTTACTGCTTCCCAAACTTGTTTAGAAGAATATTTCCCAGGTAAAACGTGATAAGTAAGAACTCCCTGAAGCATAGATTTGTTTTCAGGTTTAAGTAGATTGTCTACTGCTGATTTTGGAAGCTTTGCAAATGCAGCATTGGTAGGTGCAAAAACGGTGAACGGACCGGCTCCCTG
It includes:
- a CDS encoding ferritin-like domain-containing protein — translated: MNILKILDSLTDDALYTKSLSRNENLSQLSSFGKRTAAAAIPLGLGAFLSGNAKAETKKVETEESLAFKKDALTDALQLALVLEYLEDEYYAKGLAATTLTMPAADRIVFQQIAKHEKAHVAFLKAAITSLGATPGAKPTFDFTVNGAFSPMTDYQQFLILAQAFEDTGVRAYKGQAGNVMGNKAILQAALQIHSVEARHASQVRRMRMNKGWIELNNGGSMPAATDPVYAGEQVTVQAGFNTATAFGAEAGSASFDEILTGAQATAIATLFID
- a CDS encoding ferritin-like domain-containing protein — translated: MKKTITVLGKPTLDAGRRNFLKMSGVGAMVAGLALVGCNDDFEDVNTGIFDLGMGDVGVLNYAYALEQLEADFYTKVVNSFYTNASTAEKTVLTDIYHHEVIHRDFFKAALTGATSQVLPKLEFQYPNVNFSDRNSVLATAKALEDTGVAAYNAAGKFITNPDYLVIAGKIVSVEARHASAIRDMINPGTAAFSGDDVVDANGLDVAKEPKDVVAAAGGFFKTPFTWKERGIG
- a CDS encoding fasciclin domain-containing protein, with the translated sequence MNFTSKFAAFGMIALSFALSGNAAAQNMKEKTVMVGGAAMYPSKNIVENAMNSKDHTTLVAAVKAADLVETLQGAGPFTVFAPTNAAFAKLPKSAVDNLLKPENKSMLQGVLTYHVLPGKYSSKQVWEAVKSGGGKAEMKTVQGEALTFWTKGKDLYVTDAKGNKAKVTIADVNQSNGVIHVIDTVLMP